From one Streptomyces spiramyceticus genomic stretch:
- the dnaN gene encoding DNA polymerase III subunit beta: MKIRVERDVLAEAVAWTARSLPARPPVPVLAGLLLKAEDGALSLSGFDYEVSARVSVEADVEEDGTVLVSGRLLADICRALPNRPVEISTDGVRATVVCGSSRFTLHTLPVEEYPALPQMPTATGTVPGEVFASAAAQVAIAAGRDDTLPVLTGVRIEIEGDSVTLASTDRYRFAVREFLWKPENPEASAVALVPAKTLLDTAKSLTSGDTVTIALSGSGAGEGLIGFEGAGRRTTTRLLEGDLPKYRTLFPTEFNSIAVIETAPFVEAVKRVALVAERNTPVRLSFEQGVLILEAGSSDDAQAVERVDANLDGDDISIAFNPTFLLDGLSAIDSPVAQLSFTTSTKPALLSGRPAMDAEADEAYKYLIMPVRLSG, encoded by the coding sequence GTGAAGATCCGGGTGGAGCGCGATGTACTCGCGGAGGCGGTGGCCTGGACGGCTCGCAGCCTCCCGGCCCGTCCGCCGGTGCCCGTCCTCGCGGGCCTTCTTCTGAAGGCGGAGGACGGCGCTCTCAGCCTCTCCGGCTTCGACTACGAGGTCTCGGCGCGGGTCTCGGTCGAGGCGGACGTGGAGGAGGACGGCACCGTTCTCGTCTCCGGCCGGCTTCTCGCCGACATCTGCCGCGCCCTTCCCAACCGGCCGGTGGAGATCTCCACAGACGGTGTACGGGCGACCGTGGTCTGCGGTTCCTCGCGGTTCACACTCCACACGCTGCCTGTGGAGGAGTACCCGGCACTTCCGCAGATGCCGACCGCGACCGGCACCGTTCCTGGTGAGGTCTTCGCCTCCGCCGCCGCCCAGGTGGCCATCGCCGCCGGCCGCGACGACACGCTGCCCGTCCTCACCGGCGTACGCATCGAGATCGAGGGCGACTCGGTCACGCTGGCCTCCACCGACCGCTACCGCTTCGCGGTCCGCGAGTTCCTGTGGAAGCCGGAGAACCCGGAAGCCTCCGCTGTCGCGCTGGTGCCCGCCAAGACTCTGCTGGACACCGCCAAGTCGCTGACCAGCGGTGACACGGTCACCATCGCGCTCTCCGGCTCCGGTGCGGGCGAAGGCCTGATCGGTTTCGAGGGCGCCGGCCGACGTACGACCACGCGACTGCTCGAAGGTGACCTGCCGAAGTACCGGACGCTCTTCCCGACCGAGTTCAACTCGATCGCCGTCATCGAGACCGCCCCGTTCGTCGAGGCCGTCAAGCGTGTGGCTCTGGTCGCCGAGCGGAACACGCCGGTGCGGCTCAGCTTCGAGCAGGGCGTGCTGATCCTCGAAGCGGGTTCGAGCGACGATGCACAGGCTGTGGAGCGGGTCGACGCCAACCTCGACGGCGACGACATCTCGATCGCCTTCAACCCGACGTTCCTGCTGGACGGCCTGAGCGCGATCGACTCCCCGGTCGCCCAGCTCTCCTTCACGACGTCCACCAAGCCGGCGCTGCTCAGCGGCAGGCCCGCGATGGATGCCGAGGCGGACGAGGCGTACAAGTACCTGATCATGCCGGTGCGGCTCTCGGGCTGA
- the gnd gene encoding phosphogluconate dehydrogenase (NAD(+)-dependent, decarboxylating) produces MELGLVGLGKMGGNMRERIRRAGHTVIGYDRNPDVADVHSLEELVAKLKGPRVVWVMVPAGAATQSTIDELSELLEPGDVVVDGGNSRWTDDEKHAVELGIKGIGFVDCGVSGGVWGLENGYALMYGGDAENVAKVQPVFDALKPEGDFGSVHAGKVGAGHFAKMVHNGIEYAMMQAYAEGWELLEKVDSVTDVREVFRSWQEGTVIRSWLLDLAVNALDDDEHLDQLRGFAADSGEGRWTVEAAIDNAVPLPAITASLFARFASRQEDSPQMKMIAALRNQFGGHAVESKK; encoded by the coding sequence ATGGAGCTCGGTCTCGTCGGCCTCGGCAAGATGGGCGGCAACATGCGTGAGCGCATCCGCCGCGCAGGCCACACCGTCATCGGTTACGACCGCAACCCGGACGTCGCCGATGTCCACAGCCTTGAGGAGCTTGTGGCCAAGCTCAAGGGCCCGCGAGTCGTGTGGGTGATGGTCCCGGCCGGTGCTGCGACCCAGTCCACCATCGACGAGCTTTCCGAGCTGCTGGAGCCCGGAGACGTCGTCGTGGACGGCGGTAACTCCCGCTGGACGGACGACGAGAAGCATGCCGTCGAGCTCGGCATCAAGGGCATCGGCTTCGTCGACTGCGGCGTCTCGGGCGGCGTCTGGGGCCTGGAGAACGGCTACGCGCTGATGTACGGCGGCGACGCCGAGAACGTGGCGAAGGTCCAGCCGGTCTTCGACGCCCTCAAGCCCGAGGGCGATTTCGGTTCGGTGCACGCGGGCAAGGTCGGCGCCGGCCACTTCGCGAAGATGGTCCACAACGGCATCGAGTACGCCATGATGCAGGCGTACGCCGAGGGCTGGGAGCTGCTGGAGAAGGTCGACTCCGTCACCGATGTGCGCGAGGTCTTCCGGTCCTGGCAGGAGGGCACGGTCATCCGTTCCTGGCTGCTCGACCTGGCCGTCAACGCTCTCGACGACGACGAGCACCTGGACCAGCTCCGCGGATTCGCCGCCGACTCCGGTGAGGGCCGCTGGACCGTCGAGGCCGCGATCGACAACGCGGTGCCGCTGCCCGCGATCACCGCGTCGCTGTTCGCGCGCTTCGCGTCCCGTCAGGAGGACTCCCCGCAGATGAAGATGATCGCTGCCCTGCGCAACCAGTTCGGCGGTCACGCGGTCGAGTCCAAGAAGTAG
- the recF gene encoding DNA replication/repair protein RecF (All proteins in this family for which functions are known are DNA-binding proteins that assist the filamentation of RecA onto DNA for the initiation of recombination or recombinational repair.): MHVTHLSLADFRSYARVEVPLDPGVTAFVGANGQGKTNLVEAVGYLATLGSHRVASDAPLVRMGAERAVIRAAVTQGERQQLVELELNPGRANRARINRSSQVRPRDVLGIVRTVLFAPEDLALVKGDPGERRRFLDELITARSPRMAGVRSDYERVLKQRNTLLKSAAMARRHGGRSMDLSTLDVWDQHLGQVGAELLAQRLDLIATLQPMADKAYEQLAPGGGPVSLDYRSSVGEGIAAAHTREELYEQLIAALADARKQEIERGVTLVGPHRDDLVLKLGQLPAKGYASHGESWSYALSLRLASYDLLRAEGNEPVLVLDDVFAELDARRRERLAELVAPGEQVLVTAAVDDDVPRVLAGARYEVSGGEVARV, encoded by the coding sequence ATGCATGTCACGCATCTGTCGCTGGCCGACTTTCGCTCGTACGCCCGGGTCGAGGTCCCTCTCGATCCGGGCGTCACAGCTTTCGTGGGGGCCAACGGCCAGGGCAAGACGAATCTCGTCGAGGCGGTCGGCTACCTCGCGACGCTCGGCAGCCATCGGGTCGCCTCGGACGCCCCCCTGGTACGGATGGGTGCGGAGCGTGCCGTCATCCGGGCCGCCGTCACCCAGGGCGAGCGGCAGCAGCTCGTCGAGCTGGAGCTGAATCCCGGCCGCGCGAACCGGGCTCGTATCAACAGGTCTTCGCAGGTCAGGCCGCGTGATGTGCTCGGGATCGTACGGACCGTGCTGTTCGCGCCCGAGGATCTGGCGCTGGTCAAGGGCGATCCGGGCGAGCGCCGACGGTTTCTCGACGAGCTGATCACGGCACGTTCGCCGCGCATGGCGGGTGTGCGGTCGGACTACGAGCGGGTGCTGAAGCAGCGCAATACGCTCCTGAAATCGGCCGCGATGGCACGCAGGCACGGCGGCCGCTCCATGGATCTGTCGACCCTCGACGTCTGGGACCAGCATCTGGGGCAGGTCGGTGCGGAGCTGCTCGCTCAGCGGCTGGATCTGATCGCGACGCTGCAGCCGATGGCGGACAAGGCGTACGAGCAGCTGGCACCGGGCGGGGGCCCGGTGAGCCTGGACTACCGCAGCTCCGTGGGTGAGGGCATAGCGGCGGCGCACACCCGTGAGGAGCTGTACGAGCAGCTGATCGCGGCACTGGCCGATGCCCGCAAGCAGGAGATCGAGCGGGGCGTGACGCTGGTCGGCCCGCACCGCGACGACCTGGTGCTCAAGCTCGGGCAGCTGCCTGCCAAGGGGTACGCGAGCCACGGCGAGTCCTGGTCGTACGCGCTGTCGTTGCGTCTTGCCTCGTACGACCTGCTGCGGGCCGAGGGCAACGAGCCGGTGCTGGTGCTCGACGACGTTTTCGCGGAGCTGGACGCGCGGCGCCGCGAGCGGCTGGCGGAGCTGGTGGCGCCGGGCGAGCAGGTGCTGGTGACGGCGGCGGTGGACGACGATGTGCCGAGGGTGCTGGCGGGCGCTCGGTACGAAGTGTCCGGTGGCGAGGTGGCGCGGGTATGA
- a CDS encoding DUF721 domain-containing protein: MSGSSTPGLSIPGPSTPRPSVPEPSGVDLARVALRAAKEQARARGAAAQQKKQARRGGGLRSGSGADGRDPLALGAALDRLKTERGWEMPMAVSGVMGRWPEIVGGDLAKHCVPQRYDEDERVLTVQCDSTAWATQLRLMQRELLTRLNKDLGRDTVRMIKIWGPGGPQRRFGPLRAPGSTGPGDTYG; encoded by the coding sequence GTGTCCGGGTCCTCGACGCCCGGGCTCTCGATTCCCGGCCCCTCGACCCCTCGCCCCTCGGTGCCCGAGCCGTCCGGCGTTGATCTGGCGCGTGTGGCCCTGCGTGCGGCCAAGGAGCAGGCGCGGGCGCGTGGCGCGGCGGCGCAGCAGAAGAAGCAGGCGCGGCGCGGTGGCGGCCTGCGGTCCGGGTCGGGGGCCGACGGCCGTGACCCGCTGGCGCTGGGCGCTGCCCTGGACCGGCTGAAGACCGAGCGCGGCTGGGAGATGCCGATGGCGGTCAGCGGAGTCATGGGCCGATGGCCGGAAATCGTGGGCGGGGATCTGGCGAAGCACTGCGTTCCCCAGCGGTACGACGAGGACGAGCGCGTGCTGACCGTGCAGTGCGATTCGACGGCGTGGGCGACGCAGTTGCGCCTGATGCAACGGGAGTTGCTGACGCGGCTGAACAAAGACCTCGGCCGGGACACGGTGCGGATGATCAAGATCTGGGGCCCGGGCGGGCCGCAGCGCCGGTTCGGTCCTCTGCGGGCGCCGGGAAGCACCGGGCCCGGGGATACGTACGGCTGA
- the gyrB gene encoding DNA topoisomerase (ATP-hydrolyzing) subunit B, producing MLCQKGRFVADSGDPNENILSIADKDGAAAVPGAVPAAVAAAYDASAITVLEGLDAVRKRPGMYIGSTGERGLHHLVQEVVDNSVDEAMAGHADTIDVTILPDGGVRVIDNGRGIPVDIVPSENKPAVEVVLTVLHAGGKFGGGGYAVSGGLHGVGVSVVNALSSKVAVEVKRDGYRWTQDYKLGVPTAPLARNEATEESGTSVTFWADPDVFETTDYSFETLSRRFQEMAFLNKGLTLKLTDERESAKAVAGADTADGTEDDQVRTVTYHYEGGIVDFVKYLNSRKGELIHPTVIDVEAEDKERMLSVEIAMQWNSQYTEGVYSFANTIHTHEGGTHEEGFRAAMTGLVNRYAREKKFLREKDDNLAGEDIREGLTAIISIKLGEPQFEGQTKTKLGNTEAKTFVQKVVHEHLNDWFDRNPNEAADIIRKSIQAATARVAARKARDLTRRKGLLESASLPGKLSDCQSNDPTKCEIFIVEGDSAGGSAKSGRNPMYQAILPIRGKILNVEKARIDKILQNTEVQALISAFGTGVHEDFDIEKLRYHKIILMADADVDGQHINTLLLTFLFRFMRPLVEAGHVYLSRPPLFKIKWSRDDFEYAYSDRERDALMELGKQSGKRVRDDAIQRFKGLGEMNAEELRITTMDVDHRVLGQVTLDDAAQADDLFSVLMGEDVEARRSFIQRNAKDVRFLDI from the coding sequence GTGCTGTGCCAGAAAGGGCGCTTCGTGGCCGATTCCGGCGACCCCAACGAGAACATTCTGTCCATTGCCGACAAGGACGGCGCGGCTGCAGTTCCGGGCGCAGTACCGGCTGCCGTCGCGGCGGCCTATGACGCCAGCGCGATCACGGTCCTCGAGGGTCTGGACGCGGTCCGCAAGCGGCCCGGCATGTACATCGGCTCGACCGGTGAGCGTGGACTTCACCACCTGGTGCAAGAGGTCGTCGACAACTCTGTCGACGAGGCCATGGCAGGACATGCGGACACGATCGACGTCACGATCCTGCCCGACGGCGGCGTGCGCGTGATCGACAACGGCCGCGGTATCCCGGTGGACATCGTGCCGTCGGAGAACAAGCCGGCCGTCGAGGTCGTGCTGACCGTCCTGCACGCGGGCGGCAAGTTCGGCGGTGGCGGCTACGCCGTATCCGGCGGTCTGCACGGCGTCGGCGTCTCCGTGGTGAACGCGCTGTCGTCGAAGGTCGCTGTCGAGGTCAAGCGCGACGGTTACCGCTGGACGCAGGACTACAAGCTCGGTGTGCCGACGGCGCCGCTGGCCCGTAACGAGGCCACGGAGGAGTCCGGTACCTCTGTCACCTTCTGGGCCGACCCGGACGTCTTCGAGACGACCGACTACTCCTTCGAGACGCTGTCGCGGCGTTTCCAGGAGATGGCGTTCCTCAACAAGGGCCTGACGCTCAAGCTGACGGACGAGCGGGAGTCCGCGAAGGCCGTGGCGGGGGCGGACACGGCGGACGGTACGGAGGACGACCAGGTCCGTACGGTCACGTACCACTACGAAGGCGGCATCGTCGACTTCGTGAAGTACCTGAACTCGCGCAAGGGTGAGCTGATTCACCCGACCGTCATCGACGTCGAGGCCGAGGACAAGGAGCGCATGCTCTCGGTCGAGATCGCGATGCAGTGGAACTCGCAGTACACCGAGGGTGTCTACTCCTTCGCGAACACGATCCACACGCACGAGGGCGGCACGCACGAAGAGGGCTTCCGTGCGGCGATGACAGGTCTGGTCAACCGGTACGCGCGCGAGAAGAAGTTCCTGCGTGAGAAGGACGACAACCTCGCCGGTGAGGACATCCGTGAGGGTCTGACGGCGATCATCTCGATCAAGCTGGGCGAGCCGCAGTTCGAGGGTCAGACGAAGACCAAGCTGGGCAACACGGAGGCGAAGACCTTCGTGCAGAAGGTCGTGCACGAGCACCTCAACGACTGGTTCGACCGCAATCCGAACGAGGCCGCGGACATCATCCGCAAGTCGATCCAGGCGGCCACGGCGCGCGTCGCGGCCCGCAAGGCGCGCGACCTGACCCGTCGCAAGGGCCTGCTGGAGTCGGCCTCGCTGCCGGGCAAGCTGTCCGACTGCCAGTCGAACGACCCGACGAAGTGCGAGATCTTCATCGTCGAGGGTGACTCCGCCGGTGGCTCGGCGAAGTCCGGTCGTAACCCGATGTACCAGGCCATCCTGCCGATCCGAGGCAAGATCCTGAACGTCGAGAAGGCGCGGATCGACAAGATCCTCCAGAACACCGAGGTCCAGGCGCTGATCTCGGCGTTCGGCACGGGTGTGCACGAGGACTTCGACATCGAGAAGCTCCGCTATCACAAGATCATCCTGATGGCGGACGCCGACGTCGACGGTCAGCACATCAACACGCTGCTGCTGACCTTCCTGTTCCGCTTCATGCGGCCGCTGGTCGAGGCGGGTCACGTGTATCTGTCGCGGCCGCCGCTGTTCAAGATCAAGTGGAGCCGGGACGACTTCGAGTACGCGTACTCCGACCGTGAGCGTGACGCGCTCATGGAGCTTGGCAAGCAGAGCGGCAAGCGGGTGCGGGACGACGCGATCCAGCGCTTCAAGGGCCTCGGTGAGATGAACGCCGAAGAGCTGCGCATCACCACGATGGACGTGGACCACCGTGTCCTCGGCCAGGTGACTCTGGACGACGCGGCGCAGGCCGACGACCTGTTCTCGGTGCTGATGGGTGAGGACGTCGAGGCGCGGCGCTCGTTCATCCAGCGCAACGCCAAGGACGTCCGCTTCCTCGACATCTGA
- the gyrA gene encoding DNA gyrase subunit A codes for MADENIPVPVTPEEVPPVEGVGMRVEPVGLETEMQRSYLDYAMSVIVSRALPDVRDGLKPVHRRVLYAMYDGGYRPEKGFYKCARVVGDVMGTYHPHGDSSIYDALVRLAQHWSMRMPLVDSNGNFGSPGNDPAAAMRYTECKMMPLAMEMVRDIDEETVDFQDNYDGRNQEPTVLPARFPNLLINGSAGIAVGMATNIPPHNLREVAAGAQWFLENPEAGHEELLDALMERIKGPDFPTGALVVGRKGIEEAYRTGRGSITMRAVVAVEEIQNRQCLVVTELPYQTNPDNLAQKIADLVKDGKVGGIADVRDETSSRTGQRLVIVLKRDAVAKVVLNNLYKHTDLQTNFGANMLALVDGVPRTLSLDAFIRHWVTHQIEVIVRRTRFRLRKAEERAHILRGLLKALDAIDEVIALIRRSHTVDVAREGLMGLLSIDEIQANAILEMQLRRLAALERQKIVAEHDELQAKINEYNAILASPERQRQIISEELSAIVEKFGDDRRSKLVPFDGDMSIEDLIAEEDIVVTITNGGYVKRTKTEDYRSQKRGGKGVRGTKLKQDDIVDHFFVSTTHHWLLFFTNKGRVYRAKAYELPDAGRDARGQHVANLLAFQPDEKIAQILAIRDYNAAPYLILATKGGLVKKTSLKDYDSPRSGGVIAINLRETADGSDDELIGAELVSAEDDLLLVSKKAQSIRFTATDDALRPMGRATSGVKGMSFREGDELLSMNVVRAGTFVFTATDGGYAKRTPVDEYRVQGRGGLGIKAAKIVEDRGSLVGALVVEETDEILAITLGGGVIRTRVNEVRETGRDTMGVQLINLGKRDAVVGIARNAEAGREADEVDGPEGADADEVEGDVAEASAESAESVEGAQPSAGEHEE; via the coding sequence ATGGCCGACGAGAACATCCCTGTCCCTGTGACGCCCGAAGAGGTGCCGCCCGTCGAGGGTGTGGGCATGCGTGTCGAGCCCGTGGGGCTCGAGACGGAGATGCAGCGTTCGTACCTCGACTACGCGATGTCCGTCATCGTGTCGCGTGCGCTGCCCGACGTACGGGACGGGCTCAAGCCCGTGCACCGCCGGGTGCTGTACGCGATGTACGACGGCGGATACCGGCCCGAGAAGGGCTTCTACAAGTGCGCCCGTGTCGTCGGCGACGTCATGGGTACGTACCACCCCCACGGCGACTCGTCGATCTACGACGCCCTGGTGCGCCTGGCGCAGCACTGGTCGATGCGCATGCCGCTGGTGGACTCCAACGGCAACTTCGGTTCCCCGGGCAACGACCCGGCCGCCGCAATGCGGTACACCGAGTGCAAGATGATGCCGCTGGCCATGGAGATGGTCCGGGACATCGACGAGGAGACCGTCGACTTCCAGGACAACTACGACGGCCGCAACCAGGAGCCGACGGTTCTGCCGGCGCGCTTCCCGAATCTGCTGATCAACGGTTCGGCGGGCATCGCGGTCGGTATGGCCACCAACATTCCGCCGCACAACCTGCGGGAGGTGGCGGCCGGTGCGCAGTGGTTCCTGGAGAACCCGGAGGCGGGTCACGAGGAGCTGCTCGATGCGCTGATGGAGCGCATCAAGGGCCCCGACTTCCCGACCGGTGCGCTGGTCGTGGGCCGCAAGGGCATCGAGGAGGCGTACCGGACGGGCCGCGGCTCGATCACGATGCGCGCGGTGGTCGCGGTCGAGGAGATCCAGAACCGCCAGTGCCTGGTGGTCACGGAGCTCCCGTACCAGACGAACCCGGACAACCTCGCGCAGAAGATCGCCGACCTCGTGAAGGACGGCAAGGTCGGCGGCATCGCGGACGTCCGCGACGAAACGTCTTCGCGGACCGGCCAGCGTCTGGTCATCGTCCTGAAGCGGGACGCGGTCGCGAAGGTCGTCCTGAACAACCTGTACAAGCACACCGATCTGCAGACGAACTTCGGCGCCAACATGCTGGCCCTGGTGGACGGCGTGCCGCGCACGCTGTCGCTGGACGCCTTCATCCGGCACTGGGTCACGCACCAGATCGAGGTCATCGTCCGGCGTACGAGGTTCCGCCTGCGCAAGGCGGAGGAGCGGGCGCACATTCTGCGCGGTCTGCTCAAGGCGCTGGACGCGATCGACGAGGTCATCGCGCTGATCCGGCGCAGCCACACGGTGGATGTCGCGCGCGAGGGCCTGATGGGCCTGCTGTCGATCGACGAGATCCAGGCGAACGCGATCCTGGAGATGCAGCTGCGTCGGCTGGCCGCTCTGGAGCGCCAGAAGATCGTCGCCGAGCACGACGAGCTCCAGGCGAAGATCAACGAGTACAACGCGATCCTCGCCTCGCCGGAGCGTCAGCGGCAGATCATCAGCGAGGAACTGTCCGCGATCGTCGAGAAGTTCGGTGACGACCGCCGCTCCAAGCTGGTGCCTTTCGACGGTGACATGTCCATCGAGGACCTGATCGCCGAGGAGGACATCGTCGTCACCATCACCAATGGTGGCTACGTCAAGCGGACGAAGACCGAGGACTACCGCTCGCAGAAGCGCGGCGGCAAGGGTGTCCGCGGTACGAAGCTCAAGCAGGACGACATCGTCGACCACTTCTTCGTATCGACGACGCACCACTGGCTGCTGTTCTTCACCAACAAGGGCCGGGTGTACCGGGCCAAGGCGTACGAGCTGCCGGACGCCGGCCGGGACGCGCGCGGCCAGCACGTCGCCAACCTGCTGGCTTTCCAGCCGGACGAGAAGATCGCCCAGATCCTGGCGATCCGTGACTACAACGCGGCGCCGTATCTGATCCTGGCCACCAAGGGCGGCCTGGTGAAGAAGACCTCGCTGAAGGACTACGACTCGCCTCGTTCGGGCGGCGTCATCGCGATCAATCTGCGAGAGACCGCGGACGGCAGTGACGACGAGCTGATCGGCGCGGAGCTGGTGTCGGCCGAGGACGATCTGCTGCTGGTCAGCAAGAAGGCCCAGTCGATCCGCTTCACGGCGACGGACGACGCGCTGAGGCCCATGGGACGCGCGACGTCGGGTGTCAAGGGAATGAGTTTCCGCGAAGGCGACGAGCTTCTCTCGATGAATGTCGTCCGGGCCGGTACGTTCGTGTTCACCGCCACCGATGGTGGGTACGCGAAGCGGACCCCCGTCGACGAGTACCGCGTTCAGGGTCGCGGTGGCCTGGGCATCAAGGCCGCCAAGATCGTGGAGGACCGGGGTTCGCTGGTCGGCGCGCTGGTGGTCGAGGAGACGGACGAGATCCTCGCCATCACGCTCGGCGGTGGTGTGATTCGTACGCGAGTCAACGAAGTCAGGGAGACGGGCCGTGACACCATGGGCGTCCAACTGATCAACCTGGGCAAGCGCGACGCCGTTGTCGGTATCGCTCGCAATGCCGAGGCCGGTCGCGAGGCTGACGAGGTGGACGGTCCCGAAGGGGCCGATGCCGACGAGGTCGAGGGCGATGTGGCCGAGGCTTCAGCCGAATCTGCCGAATCCGTCGAGGGTGCCCAGCCTTCGGCCGGGGAGCACGAGGAGTAA
- a CDS encoding DUF3566 domain-containing protein, giving the protein MSGATGAGATASGSGSSGARGSAADSQGGTVTDTRGPQPQQYDAYAGGGALPGEREQQGQGQSAQPYHPPQAYPSPQAGGTQAGQQRPGQQAAAAAVRRPRTGAKTTPRTRKARLRVAKADPWSVMKVSFLLSIALGICTVVAAAVLWMVMDAMGVFSTVGGTISEATGSNESNGFDLQSFLSLPRVLIFTSVIAMIDVVLATALATLGAFIYNLSAGFVGGVELTLAEDE; this is encoded by the coding sequence GTGAGTGGAGCCACGGGCGCCGGAGCGACCGCTTCCGGTTCTGGATCATCCGGTGCCCGTGGCTCTGCCGCGGACTCCCAGGGGGGGACTGTGACCGATACCCGAGGGCCTCAGCCCCAGCAGTACGACGCGTACGCGGGCGGCGGGGCGCTGCCCGGCGAGCGCGAGCAGCAGGGGCAGGGCCAGTCGGCGCAGCCGTACCACCCGCCGCAGGCGTATCCGTCGCCTCAGGCCGGCGGTACGCAGGCCGGCCAGCAGCGTCCCGGACAGCAGGCGGCGGCCGCCGCGGTGCGCCGCCCGCGGACCGGGGCAAAGACGACGCCGCGCACGCGCAAGGCGCGGCTGCGGGTGGCCAAGGCCGACCCGTGGTCGGTGATGAAGGTCAGCTTCCTGCTCTCCATCGCGCTGGGCATCTGCACGGTGGTGGCGGCCGCGGTGCTGTGGATGGTCATGGACGCCATGGGTGTCTTTTCCACGGTGGGCGGGACGATCAGCGAGGCGACGGGCTCGAACGAGAGCAACGGCTTCGACCTGCAGTCCTTCCTCTCGCTGCCGCGGGTTCTGATCTTCACGTCGGTCATCGCGATGATCGATGTGGTGCTCGCCACGGCGCTCGCGACGCTCGGCGCGTTCATCTACAACCTGTCCGCAGGGTTCGTCGGCGGCGTGGAGCTGACGCTCGCCGAGGACGAGTAG
- a CDS encoding methyltransferase domain-containing protein has translation MLGPQAGHPDALRSPRGPTIWRQRPERCEPVSPDAEWRQLVHSDELEIGTATGYVAALLSERLGEELVFSVEIDPPLAHQARQNLATLGYAPTVVVADGEHGWVEAAPYDRLISTCALRRVPYELVRQVKPGGISSRLWPGSSGAAQSSSCRSRREASRQAHSGAVRPTCR, from the coding sequence GTGCTGGGTCCCCAAGCCGGGCACCCCGATGCGCTGCGCTCTCCGCGCGGGCCGACCATCTGGCGTCAAAGGCCGGAGCGGTGCGAGCCGGTCAGCCCGGACGCCGAGTGGAGGCAGCTCGTCCACAGCGACGAGCTGGAGATCGGCACTGCCACCGGCTACGTCGCGGCGCTCCTCTCCGAGCGCCTGGGCGAAGAGCTCGTCTTCAGCGTCGAGATCGACCCGCCGCTGGCTCATCAAGCGAGGCAGAACCTCGCGACTCTGGGGTACGCGCCCACGGTGGTGGTGGCCGACGGCGAGCACGGGTGGGTAGAGGCGGCTCCGTACGACCGGCTGATCTCCACCTGCGCGCTGCGCCGCGTGCCGTACGAGTTGGTGCGCCAGGTGAAACCAGGCGGCATCTCGTCGCGCCTATGGCCCGGGAGTTCTGGAGCGGCGCAATCGTCCAGCTGTCGGTCCAGGAGGGAGGCATCGCGTCAGGCCCATTCCGGGGCGGTGCGTCCCACATGCCGATGA
- a CDS encoding DLW-39 family protein, which translates to MKKLLLVALAAIGGLLVYRQIQADRAEQDLWTEATDSVPAGSGV; encoded by the coding sequence GTGAAGAAGCTTCTCCTGGTCGCACTGGCCGCCATCGGCGGGCTCCTCGTGTACCGCCAGATCCAGGCGGATCGCGCCGAGCAGGATCTGTGGACGGAGGCGACTGACTCCGTGCCCGCAGGTTCGGGTGTGTGA